A stretch of Macadamia integrifolia cultivar HAES 741 chromosome 7, SCU_Mint_v3, whole genome shotgun sequence DNA encodes these proteins:
- the LOC122083918 gene encoding uncharacterized protein LOC122083918, which translates to MEAIAESPKHQKRDNGEYYWKTAGEEEETWSVLPDHLLWMIRERLNFVQNLYVAAVCKNWWSASPTCSNITTTRFSLPWIMGYRGHDSTEQEFIDPWYRKKYIINLPDLSRAHVIYSKEGWLLVLKTIGVENRMGPTLTRTKSIEGSKECSPFLLNPLTKAKIELPKLPYACVLAGTFSIIDGAIGHVAFAAYDDGVIFPSSGDSDSPNLFIANLRDRSGDDETSWMWFKYTPPFGVENIDRVVGFLIIGGLLYLFDAKAGMFVFDLLTLAWKEYRRFGNVDIFSYILECEGEIIDMHMNEWRDGFRFFKLNLNDSSDSEVDWVELKDDDVLIQDRVWFTGQRSSSSFTRKVKLDEGSSMKKIVYHNRVIFQKDYRAAKWILSKVEFDGLEKSGVYVDQKHHYLPLWVDIS; encoded by the coding sequence ATGGAGGCTATAGCTGAGTCGCCTAAACATCAGAAGAGAGATAATGGTGAATACTATTGGAAAACGGcaggggaagaggaagagactTGGTCCGTACTTCCAGATCACCTTTTATGGATGATCAGAGAAAGGCTAAATTTTGTTCAGAATTTGTACGTGGCTGCTGTCTGTAAGAATTGGTGGTCCGCATCTCCAACTTGCTCCAACATTACCACCACCAGGTTCTCATTGCCATGGATCATGGGTTATAGGGGTCATGATAGCACTGAACAAGAGTTCATAGATCCCTGGTACAGAAAGAAATATATCATTAATCTCCCAGATCTCTCCAGAGCCCATGTCATTTACTCGAAAGAAGGATGGCTGCTTGTACTTAAGACAATTGGAGTGGAAAACAGAATGGGACCAACACTAACAAGAACGAAGTCAATTGAAGGAAGTAAGGAATGTTCTCCTTTCTTACTCAACCCTCTTACTAAAGCCAAAATTGAGTTGCCAAAACTGccttatgcatgtgtgctagcTGGAACATTCTCTATCATCGATGGTGCTATTGGCCATGTGGCTTTTGCTGCTTATGATGATGGTGTGATCTTCCCTTCAAGTGGGGACTCAGATTCTCCAAATCTCTTTATTGCCAACCTGAGGGACAGAAGTGGAGATGATGAAACATCATGGATGTGGTTCAAGTATACACCACCTTTTGGGGTTGAAAATATAGACCGTGTGGTTGGTTTCTTAATTATTGGGGGTTTGTTGTACCTCTTTGATGCCAAGGCAGGGATGTTTGTTTTTGACTTGTTAACTCTTGCATGGAAAGAGTACCGGAGATTTGGAAATGTTGACATATTCAGTTACATTTTGGAGTGCGAGGGGGAAATCATAGATATGCATATGAATGAATGGAGGGATGGTTTTAGATTTTTCAAGTTGAATCTGAATGACTCCTCAGATAGTGAGGTTGATTGGGTGGAGCTAAAAGATGATGATGTACTCATACAGGACAGGGTTTGGTTCACTGGACAGAGGTCTAGCTCTTCTTTtacaagaaaagtaaaattgGATGAAGGAAGCTCAATGAAGAAAATAGTCTACCACAATAGAGTCATCTTCCAGAAGGATTATAGAGCAGCTAAGTGGATTTTGAGCAAGGTTGAATTTGATGGCTTGGAGAAATCGGGTGTATATGTTGATCAAAAGCATCATTACCTTCCACTTTGGGTGGACATTAGTTAA